The following proteins are co-located in the Flavobacterium sp. CECT 9288 genome:
- a CDS encoding peptidoglycan endopeptidase, with protein sequence MNLRLLTALFFLNSIAIFSQERVIKHTIVKGETVSSIADKYEVKQSEIIKLNPSAKKLLKLNAILIIPQEAKNKSVSKSNSILSQKTKDHEVQAKETLYGIAKQYGIAFKVLKELNPTLGESELRIGQKINIPENAFLSSKTELDVANRTERGNSEDQNEVKSTFTRAVLPKETKYSITRKYGITIKEFDKANPEIGVKALRAGQMITIPGTEVVSQSQTIPLEETSKTIVAASPKNENLETIPATSSVVEKVTDNSANPSQSNIATATLSSNSQAILREVLPKETKYAIAKQYGITVQELEKQNPTIKNGLLVGDKLSIISPITSNTVLETAGDIKITDAAIESKKIDFNTSVKPSFNHDFLDQLISRASENIGTRYRSGGTSKEGFDCSGLMCSTFGSFDIKLPRTSREQSAVGTKISTDEAQKGDLIFFKTNGRGQINHVGMVVEVCEGEIKFIHSSTSNGVIISSTKERYYEKNFSQINRVVQ encoded by the coding sequence ATGAATTTACGATTACTAACAGCTTTATTTTTTCTAAATAGTATTGCTATTTTCTCGCAAGAGCGAGTCATAAAACATACTATCGTAAAAGGAGAAACCGTATCCAGTATTGCTGATAAATATGAAGTGAAGCAAAGTGAGATTATAAAATTAAACCCAAGTGCCAAAAAATTATTAAAACTGAATGCCATTTTGATAATCCCACAAGAGGCTAAAAACAAAAGTGTTTCCAAAAGTAATTCGATCTTAAGTCAAAAAACAAAAGATCATGAAGTACAAGCCAAAGAAACGTTATACGGAATAGCTAAACAATACGGAATTGCATTTAAAGTTCTGAAAGAATTAAATCCAACGCTAGGAGAAAGTGAACTGCGAATAGGTCAAAAAATTAATATTCCTGAAAACGCATTTTTATCTAGTAAAACGGAATTGGATGTTGCAAATCGCACCGAAAGAGGTAATAGCGAAGATCAAAATGAAGTTAAAAGCACTTTTACAAGAGCAGTTTTACCAAAAGAGACAAAGTATTCTATCACACGAAAATACGGTATTACAATCAAAGAATTTGACAAAGCAAATCCTGAAATAGGCGTAAAAGCATTGCGGGCGGGTCAAATGATAACAATCCCGGGCACAGAGGTTGTATCACAAAGTCAAACTATCCCTCTTGAAGAAACTAGTAAAACAATTGTTGCAGCAAGTCCCAAAAATGAAAATTTGGAAACAATACCAGCTACAAGTAGCGTAGTAGAAAAAGTAACAGATAATTCAGCTAATCCTAGTCAGTCTAATATTGCAACAGCAACATTAAGTTCTAATTCCCAAGCTATATTAAGAGAGGTTTTACCTAAGGAAACTAAGTATGCTATAGCTAAACAATATGGTATCACTGTTCAAGAATTAGAGAAACAAAATCCTACAATAAAAAACGGACTTCTTGTAGGGGATAAACTTTCTATTATTTCACCAATAACTTCAAATACTGTACTTGAAACAGCTGGAGATATAAAAATTACTGATGCGGCTATAGAAAGTAAAAAAATTGACTTTAATACCTCCGTTAAACCATCATTTAATCACGATTTTTTAGACCAGTTGATTTCTAGAGCCTCAGAAAATATAGGAACTCGATACCGAAGTGGAGGCACTAGCAAAGAGGGCTTTGATTGTTCTGGATTGATGTGTTCTACATTTGGTTCTTTTGATATTAAATTGCCACGAACTTCAAGAGAGCAATCTGCAGTGGGCACTAAGATTAGTACAGATGAAGCTCAAAAAGGAGATTTGATTTTTTTTAAAACCAATGGTAGAGGGCAAATCAATCACGTGGGAATGGTTGTTGAGGTTTGTGAAGGTGAAATTAAATTTATTCATTCCTCTACAAGTAACGGTGTAATTATTTCTTCGACAAAAGAGCGATATTACGAAAAGAACTTCTCGCAAATCAACAGAGTTGTGCAATAA